A single genomic interval of Tursiops truncatus isolate mTurTru1 chromosome 16, mTurTru1.mat.Y, whole genome shotgun sequence harbors:
- the NUDT13 gene encoding LOW QUALITY PROTEIN: NAD(P)H pyrophosphatase NUDT13, mitochondrial (The sequence of the model RefSeq protein was modified relative to this genomic sequence to represent the inferred CDS: deleted 2 bases in 2 codons; substituted 1 base at 1 genomic stop codon), with the protein MSLYCGITRRRKSFWCYRLLSTYVTKTRYLSELKEDDDACKKAQQTGAFYRFHNLAPLVQKSEHQYLAPQLYLLQLERLLGKFGQDMQTTEYSMLTGCSEQQAALFALDLGLNSSSSINASLQKTEMETELKGSFTGLRKALFQLNVKDASLLSMAQALLHWHDAHQFCSRSGQPTKKNVAGSKRVCPSNKIIYYPQMTPVVITLVSDGTQXLLARQSSFPKGMYSALAGFCDIGESLEEAIWREAAGEVGLEVERLQYSASQHWPFPNGALMIACHATVKPGQTEIQVNLRELEAAAWFSHDEVATALRKDNPYYQQQNGAFPFWLPPPPKLAFTHQLIKEWVEKPTCSILPA; encoded by the exons ATGTCCCTGTATTGTGGAATTACTCGCAGGAGAAAATCTTTTTGGTGCTATAGGCTGCTGTCAACCTATGTCACTAAGACACG GTATTTATCTGAGCTGAAGGAAGATGATGATGCATGTAAAAAAGCCCAGCAGACAGGAGCATTTTACCGCTTTCATAACCTGGCTCCTTTGGTTCAGAAATCAGAACATCAATACCTGGCCCC CCAGCTGTACCTACTTCAA TTGGAAAGGCTCCTGGGTAAGTTTGGGCAGGACATGCAAACAACAGAATATTCCATGCTAACTGGATGCTCCGAACAGCAAGCAGCATTGTTTGCTCTGGATCTAGGTCTAAATAGCTCCTCTTCCATAAATG ctTCCTTACAGAAAACTGAAATGGAGACAGAGCTCAAGGGGTCTTTCACTGGGCTGAGGAAGGCTCTCTTTCAGCTGAATGTGAAGGATGCCTCCTTGCTATCCATG GCTCAGGCTCTTCTCCATTGGCATGATGCTCATCAGTTCTGCAGCAGAAGTGGACAGCCCACCAAGAAGAATGTGGCTGGCAGCAAGCGTGTGTGCCCTTCCAATAAGATCATCTATTATCCACAG ATGACTCCTGTGGTGATCACTCTGGTGTCAGATGGGACTCAATGACTGCTTGCCCGCCAGAGTTCCTTTCCCAAGGGAATGTATTCTGCCTTGGCAGGTTTTTGTGA TATAGGTGAAAGTCTGGAAGAGGCTATCTGGCGAGAAGCTGCAGGAGAGGTGGGATTGGAGGTGGAAAGACTGCAATACTCTGCATCTCAGCACTGGCCCTTTCCTAATGGTGCACTCATGATTGCTTGTCATGCAACTGTGAAACCAGGGCAGACAGAG ATCCAGGTGAACTTGAGAGAACTAGAAGCAGCTGCCTGGTTCAGTCATGATGAGGTGGCCACAGCCCTGAGGAAAGACAACCCATATTATCAGCAACAGAATGGGGCTTTCCCATTCTggttgcccccc ccccccaagttaGCCTTTACCCACCAACTGATA AAGGAGTGGGTGGAAAAACCGACCTGTTCTATCCTGCCTGCTTAG